The sequence AACGGACGTGCACTGATGGGACATCCGGTTCATGGGACGACGAACGAACGAGGATGATGGTGAAAGGAAGGAAAAGGAAGAAATGGCCATGAAAAACGGTACGAAGGACGTAAGACGGACCATGGGAATGGAATGGTCGTGTACCAGCCGGACGGACGATGTACCACTGGATCACGAATGGATCGGAAAAACGGTACGAACGTGACGTGAAAGTCGAGTGTCACGGACGAGAGGTCCGGGGATGGACGCAAAAATATTATGTCACGATAAGGAGGACCGGGGACTACCGAGGAAATGGACTCGCGGAGGAAGGATTGTTCTGCGGACGAGTGCAGACGTACTTGGGACGCAAGAGAGACGCGGATGGACGCGGAAAACGGGAAGGAATCcgctaaaataatatttaaatccaAGAGAAATTAGTgggatttaaatattaattaattaggcATTAGTGGGATTTTTCCACTAagtgtttaattaattaaaaatagagGAAGTGGAGCATTTTTTTAATCGGTTTTGCTAAGCGGGAGGGAATATTCCCCACTCACTGCATGAGATGGagcaaggagaagaagacaccTCACTATTTTCGTTTTTCCAAGTGTGAGAAGAGTGAATGTGGTGGCGACACATACCCCCTGCGTGTGGCATGCATAAGTCGCCCACACTCTCTATAAATATCCCCTCAATGCCTTCAATTTCGACCAAGACTCTCTCTAAACACTAAAGCTCTGCCCAAACTTTCTCTCAACTCTTTTGGAGAGAAAATTTCTTGATTTCGatcaaggaggaagaagaaaaggagattTGGTTGAAGATAAAAGCTATGAAGCAAGAGGAAGTGTTGTTAGATAGGAGTGGTGTGGTAGAGTTCCAATCGGCCAAAAGTCTCCAAAGCTAAAGTGAGTTGTGGATTTTGGGGGATGGGAGGTGTGTGAGCTCTCTAGCTCTTGCATCAACCCTTGTGTGTTGCATGGTGTACTTGTTGCATGTAGATCTAGAGAGTTGCATGTAGACAAGGGGGTTTTTAGAGCATTCTTGGAGGAGAATGGCTTTTTCTTAGGCTagatgcaagtgtgaaatgtcTTGCATGTTAGATCtaatgattttaaaacttgtgatgggtaaaaaaataattatagaaatctcatgcaagtgtgaaatgccttgcatgatggatttttagagttttaataattttccaAGGGTGGAAATAATTTCTAACACTATCaagcaagtgtgaaatgccttgcatgatgagttttggggttttaaaaatttttacaagggtagaaaaatattttaaaatctcatgtaAGTGTGGAATGCCTTGCATGAtcgattttgagatttttgggATTGTGATAAGcatgttaaaaattataatttaattttgcataatttttgGGTGAGGTTAAACTCCTAGATCCGATGGAATTGATCTATGGAGTGGATTATTTTTGGTGAGTCCATATGTGAATTTCCTGGATGGAAAGAGCCGTATGAGGGACCCAAAGATTACAAGGAATAAGTTTAACCTCTAAAAATTGGAAGAATGGTTGTTGGTGAGGCCATGCGAGGAAGAGTGCCGCATGTgaacccaaaaccaaagaatGATAACCTCATGGTGTCGATGGAAGATCGAACCATTGGAGTGTTGTTTTCTAAGGACATGCGAGAATCTCCAGGTCGGAAAGAGCCGCATGCATAAGAGATGATTGGGGTTTGAATGCATGCAAAGTTTTATAACTAAAAGACTTAAAACTTTTGGGGTTGGGAGCATATAGGATGCATGCATGGTAGGATTTTCTTAAGTTGCATGATTTATTTCTTGTTGCTTAAGCTTGTGTGGTGATTGTTGATGTTGGCATGTGTTGCTTGCATTTTGTGTGTGGATTTGTTTGTGCTTAATTCTTGGAGTCTTGAGTCCTAGAGTTAAGTGTTGTCCTAGCTAGATTGCGGGTTAAATGTCTTGGTTCGTAGCTAGAGGTCGAACTATGTTCCTGACATGTGTATGAAAATCCGGTGAGCTAATCCAGAGGGATCTCATGGCAGGACGGATTCgggtctagctagctactagcctGAACCGCATGACGATGCGGCACTGTATACCCGGTTGTTTACTTGGGATGGGTAACAATACGGAGGATTTGGGGTGTGTCCTATTGGTTGTCTTTGTGGTATCAACGCGGAAGAGTGTTGGGACGGAACAGAGGATCGATGGGCCCTAGGTTGTGGTGGTATTTCTAGGATGTGATTTCCCTAGATTTGATGGTAATTCCCTAGGTTGATTGTGATATCCCTGGGTGAGGTCTGGTAGTGTTAGTCATGGTGTGGATACCTGACTTTGGAGTCAAGCGTGAACAAGTTATCTTGATGCACAGCTAACTCTTTCCACTTTGGCAGTGATTGCAAGGTGATGTGGGGTGGAGGCCAAGTTAGAGTCAAGGTCTAGACGAGTCGGTTCTTGTTTGTTccttgattgattgattgtgtgtgttgtttgcttgcttgttaAGCTTCCgtattgcatgctttgattgtgGGGTAGTTGTGGGGTAGTTGGATGTGGTTATATAGCATGTTATAGGGGGATAGCATGTTAGAGGGTTGCCCTTTctacaattgtttttcttgcagggaAAGTTTTGAGAGGGTAGTACCGAGTTTAATGGATCAGATAGGATGTTTTCGTGTTGTGTTGCAAAGTCCTTgcttcttccttttatttttatttctttgtttctttgttaagtTGGATCCAACgcttttattttgtgttgttattgattttgtaaaccttaatttatatgtaataaatcgattattttaatatataattcggACAAGTGGAGCTCGTACGGATTAGTCCGGGCCACCATAACGTCGCGTATGTaccgagggttgcaaagcctaaggaATGTACGTAGCGGATAGACGGGTGCCAGTGGATTGGCTGGGGATCCTAATTTGTTGGTGGAACATCGGTTGCATCACAGGCAATCGTCTGTTTTGTGACGTCGCCGGGCCGGTCCGTGGTTAGTCCGGCCGTGCGGGcggtttgggggcgttacagacacacccaaaattttattataaaaacctCAAAACCGATTCCATACGAACTCGCCTATGGCTCCGGACACCACACACATCATCGCACAACAAAGGTTCAACTAAGACAGGAACTAcagcaaaaacatgaaaaccaagtggtaaagaaaaaacatagttGACTAATCCATCCGCTAGTTgattagcttccctatacaTATGAATAACCCGGACTACCCAGTCTCTTGCAAGAAAGCCTTGGAACATACGTACCAGGAAAGACAAAGGATATGACTCAGCAATACCTTGTGTTAAAAAACCTACTAGACCCTCTGAATCCACTTCCAGCTCCAACCGCTGAACTCGGTGCTCCCACGCCGTACACAAACCATAGTACACAACCCAAAGCTACGCTAGTTGTGCTGAACACCTACCAATAGTCACTGCAAAACCACCTTACCAGTCACATGTGCTATAGCTAGACCCGGATTACCCCGTGAAGCTCCATCCGTATTCATTTTATACCAACTAGAGACAGGAGCGACCCAACCTATCTCTCGGTCCACGTGTATACTTTGTACATCTCGGGAATGACCCTGCACATTAGCCAATATCACCTCTGCTGCCAGGTCCTTTACAAAACGAACACGATCTCTGCAGGGCCTATTCTCACCAAAAACAATGCAACACCGCCAATTCCATCCCCACCATACAGCGATAGCAAACAGCATGGGCCATGCTCCCACACTCCCACCTCCATGTTCTACCAGATTATCATAAACCCACTCAAGCAAGGATGATTGGAAAAAGGATTCTTTTAGACTGCGATATAATTCGAGAACATAACTAGCAGGACAGTCTCGGAGCACATGGATAATAGACTCCACACCTCCTCGACAAACCTGACAGACATCAGAATATGAGAGGTGTCTCCTCTTCCGTTATGCATTTTTCATGATCACCTACTGAGCAACTAACCACAAAAAACACCTAACTCTCTCTAGTACCATCACCCTCCAAATATGATGAAAGAAGCTACCCATGTTCTGCTTAGCTATGCTGTCTTGTGTCAACATTCTATAAGCCGACTGAACCGTGAACTTACCATCCAGATTTACTCTCCAAGACTGTCTATCTCTAGAACCCGTAAAGCTATCGAAAGCCACAATAGCAAGCTCCAATCTTTTATTGTCAGTTATATATGGATTAATACAGGAGTAGTCCCAGTCAACATCATCCCGCCAAAGCTCCCGAGCTGTAACAAGTGCAAACCCGGTCGGCAACACACCCATTATCTCTTCCACCAACGGTTTATCCGAGAGCCAACTATCAGTCCAAAACCTTATTTGTCTCCCATCCCCAGCAACCCAACCCTGGTCCCGTTTGTGACAGTTTTATTGGCTTCCACTTTTTTTCCTCCACTGCGCCTTCAATCAAGTGATAGAGCCTCTccaaacataacacaaacaaataagGGGATAATGGATCCCCCTGTCTCAATCCTCTTGAAGGTTTAAAAGCATCAGTTTTCTCACCATTCAATAGCAAGTTCATATATGGACCCGTGACGCACTCCATTATCCATCTCACCCATATCTCTGAAAAACCGACTGCCTGCAAAGTATCCTCCAGAAAAACCCATCTAACTCGATCATATGCCTTCTCCATATCCAATTTCAGCAACATCCAACCTTTTCTCCCCTTCTTTCGCCGCATGGAGTGAACGACTTCCTGGACAATAATGATGTTGTCTGAGCTTAATCTCCCTGGAGGAAAGCTCGTTTCTGCTGGACCAATAACCCGTGTCATGACCCCTTTTAGTCTCTCCACCATCACCTTTGTAATGGTTTTAAACAACACATTACAGAGACTAATAGGACGGAACTGCATTATCGTTTCTGGTCTCTCCACTTTTGCAATAAGGACCAACAACACATCATTCGTCTCTGGTGGCAAAATACCAGTCTTAAAAAAACTCCAAGACTAACCGAGTCACCTATCACCTCCCAGTTCAGTTGGCAAAAAACAGGCTGGTATCTATCAGGTCCTAACGCCTTAAAACATGCTACGAACAGCTCTCTCCACAACCTCTGAAAATGgcttatttagttatttaattttaaaaataaaaatattaaatatattttaaaaatatattttttgtgatacaaaaaaaattctaaaacatcatcATTATGATACAAGAGAGTACTACACATCAAAGTACACTTTAATAGTTTTCAGTGTATCAAACTATTAAATACGATGCCAACAGAAATTTTGTCAAACAAACATAGATacaaaatctggaaaaaaaattgaagttctTTTGGGCCTCTTCTCATTCTTCATTTGGCACGCCGGTAGGAATCAGTGGTATTTGGCCCCGTTTGACCACCGCCAAATCTTAAAGACCgaagttttgtttttactctgtaatagaagaaaaaaagaacgtTCTAACGTCGTATCTATTTGTCTCCCTAGGGCCTATGCTTGAAGCAAATGGAGAATGCGATCGGACATTGGAAATGTGAGACAAAGGCCGGACTACTCAGTTTCCCCATCCTCATAATGATCTTCATTGTAGCATTTAGAGCTTTACTACGTGTCTTACAAAACAAATTCTCTAACAAGCACaaagaagatatataataattaaatttcttagaacaacaaaattttatatgaacAAGGAAATAAAAAGATCGGAGGAAAAGCATGACGAAAACTAAGAGAAAACTAATTTTAGCGAACTTGTTTCCAAAACTAGATAGGGTCTGTCCCCAAATTGAAATTTAGTTAGTAACAAAAGCAACGAGTTTCACGTTCTACGGACAACAGCAGTGGCGAAATAAGGATGGTGTGTGAACTCGAACGACACCTTAAGCGAACGGTCTTGACAGAAAAGGTTCACAGCGACAATATTGCGTTCTGCGACTTGCTCTAATCCCCGTACTTCAGCCAATTTATCAGGATTGTTGGCATAACCAACTTTTATGTCCTTAGCGAGCTTTTGAGCATCATGAAAGTACTCATACATAGGAAGATACTGCAGCAAAAGTAATGAATACAACTTTATTCCCATGTTCAAAACTATTTCCACCGTTTTATTTATCCATATACAAATTCATCACTCcaacaaactaaattatacATGTACACAGTCATCACTCATCACTAAAAAACATAGTGAACATTACTATGTTAACCAAGTTATTGCTTTTAATCAAATAGTTAAGTGGTAAATCTTCCATGGacatattttaaatgaatagTAAATCCTTATTTTTCCGTACTATCCAAATTACCTGAACCTTACTCGAGATATTGCGAGTTTAAGTATTAATCTTTGTAGGTACCTGAACTACCTTTACACTACTCGACTCATGAATTACCCCACCCATTTATTACATGTATACTTCAGGTAGTAGATTTAGATAACTGAAATACCCATATCCAACCTTTACCTACTATTACATGCCTACTTCTACAATTCATCTAAcgaagtaaataaaattaagcaTAAGAAAAAGTTGTACGGAGCACACTTACGTCAAGACGAGCCTGAGATGTAGATCCTGAGAATGATTCATATGCGTCATATTCGGGAAGCGATGCCTTCTGGAGGAGTTCAAAATGCTGGATAAATTTCTGCAGGTTGAGGAAAATGGGAAGTCGAAGTCATCATACACCTGAATTCCACAACTATGTAACAAATAAAGGGACTTATCCTTACCTCATTTTCGGTATTAAAAGGTCCTTGACTCTTTAAACACATCCCTTCATTTCTCAAAGCAGCAATCATCTACGGTAAACACAAAAGGTTTGGTCAGGTTTAAAGTACTTGATAACATCAATGAAGGAGCTTAAAAGCAAGatattgaaaaccaaaaaagtcaCCACAGCGAGGCCCTGTGCAAGGCAAGTCTGACACTGGAGAAACAATACCCATAGACTAATCCGATCTTCCCGAGCCATGTCCCTAGAATATTCCTTATTcctctttgcttttctttcctCTGGCACAGATGATGATACGTAAATGTATTATACAAAGATACAAATTCGTTATGCAGTTATGCCAAACCAACTACTGTACAGATGGTTCATCTTCGAAAAACTaggataccaaaaaaaaaatgagtaaatgAATGCTTACCAGTGTTAACAACGATTAAGACCCTGAAACGTGCTCTTTCAGCAAGCTTCCAGAGTATAATATACATGTACCAGTATACCATGCAATACTCACTTGAAGAGTAGAGGTCTAGGTCAAACCCCAGCATGAGAAAGCGAATGGCCACCCAGTTAATTTGCTCATCTAACCAaccatatatatgatttaaaatgACGACAGACTTATCCTGAAAGATACATAGATTCAAGTCAACATGATTTCCGTAGCTGCTTATCAATAGAGGCATAAATTTtggaaggagaaaaacaaaagttgtagAAATTTAGACTACTGGTTTGTTCCTGCTAAGAACAACAAATTAACAGCCGTCAACAATAGAGGTTTGATTAAATGGACCTGGCGTCTTTGCAAGGAATAGTGATGGTAGTAAACCTACCCCATTTTTTGAAGCCCGTGATGAATCTTGCTGCAACATTTGACCAACAGTAATACCCATCTGCCAAATAAAGTAACACGAATGAATGAGATCTTGACATAAAAAACCCCAAATCAGTATGCACACAATATTAGGGTAAGCAAGCTTACTTATAGCTAAGTAAAGAATAATACAGTTCCAAAGGTACAAATAGTATATAACCTGCACATGGAATACACGCCAGTCGTTTAAGATTTTCCCAAGCTTACGTCTCTGCCATGGGGTATTAGCACATAGTATTTTCAGTAGATTAATCATCAACTGCACCGCAAAATGAGATCAGAGATCAAATTGGGCTTTTTAAGAAAGAAGTCAGTTGAATATTTAGATTTATCCATCATGTATTACTTGTCAGGATCCAGAGGCTAGGAAAAACCCGAAACACTAAGAAGTAAGACCAAGCATTCTTATCAAAGTCTCCACAAaaaccaatatttaaaaaaaaatcttcttgaTAATTACTTACATCCACACATGCAAAAAGTCTCTGATATTGCAGCTTACAAGCCAAACaccaaatattgaataaaaCGAATACAAAATTATACTATTCAAGGTTTACCAAGTTTCAAACCCTTCTCAAGGAATTGACCATCCATTTGTCTCAATCTAATGAATAACTAACAAAAACCGGAGTTTAATGCTGACCTTAGACAGAGTGGCACTAGGAAAAATAAAGAGTTACCTCAGACAGGTTTGTAGATAAAAAATGAACCCAGCGTATTTTTTAATATCCCGTGTTTACCTGATTAAGTTGAAGAATGTACTCATTTGTATGAAGGCCATGGTTCTTCGAGACATCCAATGCAAGAGATCTGGCACAGATAGTCAAAAAGGTATCACGGCCGTAAAGTTTCCCATCTTGCACAAGGAGAAGCTGTAGAACAAGATAGAATTTTGAGTATATAAGATATAAAGGCATTATGCTAGCTTAACACATAAACTTATTTACTAATATTGCACATATACAGAAATTAACAACCAGATTCAACCTCAACTAcatatattattgcaaatatattcttatattcCCACGTCACCATTACTAAAATCTAGCGAGCAATAAAGAGTCAACAATGAGAATAAGTAGAGGACTAAACAGCTCTGTTGAGGAAGCGGACTTGAGCTGGGAAAGGTGGTTCACAAGAGTTGACTATATTCGTATGGTTCAATCACACAACTCTTAAGTCAGAAAATGAGTTGGAAAAGAGTgttaacaaatataaaaatgcaAAGCAAGGAAGCGGGTAAGAAAAGAAGCAATATATTCCACTATGCAAACACACCGTAGTGGATGTATGTGAACATCTTCAGTGCagagaaagccaaaaaaatttacacaaaacaagaaataaaatgaTCTACGGGTATTCGAAAGCACAGAGCTGcaagattttggtttattatgtTATAAGTAAGGCACCTGAAGATGAGCCCTAGCAACCAAATCAGGACGAGATTTTTGAAACTGAATCACAAACTGCAAGACGACATCTAAATCTGGTTCCAATGAGAATACACAGATCTGATCCAGATTGTGAAGAAGTTTCACATAATAGTCAATAGCCTGGAGAagcaaaaattgataaaattagTTACTAACAAATTTTATCtcaggctctctctctctctctctctctctctatatatatatatatatagtgtgtgtGTATATAGACACACAATATATTATGAATACAGAATTTTAAAGTTCCAACCTTTTTCCAAGAAAGAAGTTTAATAGCACGCGGAGGGGTTGGAGCTGATAATCTTTTGTTTAAAGTAGGATCAAATCCAATTGGGGAACGACCTGATGCAGTTGTACTTTCGTCTATCTCGCTTTGGCCATTTTCAACAATATCTAATCTTAGGAATTCCGCAGACTCCAGAGCAGAATCTAGCTCTGATATGCAATAGGCTATGTGTTTCCTTGCCAATTCAAGGCCTCGTCCTTGTGGCCGTCTCATGCAATTAAGAGCGTGTAGAAAATGCTGAAAAGTATAGAGAAAACGTTAAAAAAACTAGCAATGCNNNNNNNNNNNNNNNNNNNNNNNNNNNNNNNNNNNNNNNNNNNNNNNNNNNNNNNNNNNNNNNNNNNNNNNNNNNNNNNNNNNNNNNNNNNNNNNNNNNNNNNNNNNNNNNNNNNNNNNNNNNNNNNNNNNNNNNNNNNNNNNNNNNNNNNNNNNNNNNNNNNNNNNNNNNNNNNNNNNNNNNNNNNNNNNNNNNNNNNNNNNNNNNNNNNNNNNNNNNNNNNNNNNNNNNNNNNNNNNNNNNNNNNNNNNNNNNNNNNNNNNNNNNNNNNNNNNNNNNNNNNNNNNNNNNNNNNNNNNNNNNNNNNNNNNNNNNNNNNNNNNNNNNNNNNNNNNNNNNNNNNNNNNNNNNNNNNNNNNNNNNNNNNNNNNNNNNNNNNNNNNNNNNNNNNNNNNNNNNNNNNNNNNNNNNNNNNNNNNNNNNNNNNNNNNNNNNNNNNNNNNNNNNNNNNNNNNNNNNNNNNNNNNNNNNNNNNNNNNNNNNNNNNNNNNNNNNNNNNNNNNNNNNNNNNNNNNNNNNNNNNNNNNNNNNNNNNNNNNNNNNNNNNNNNNNNNNNNNNNNNNNNNNNNNNNNNNNNNNNNNNNNNNNNNNNNNNNNNNNNNNNNNNNNNNNNNNNNNNNNNNNNNNNNNNNNNNNNNNNNNNNNNNNNNNNNNNNNNNNNNNNNNNNNNNNNNNNNNNNNNNNNNNNNNNNNNNNNNNNNNNNNNNNNNNNNNNNNNNNNNNNNNNNNNNNNNNNNNNNNNNNNNNNNNNNNNNNNNNNNNNNNNNNNNNNNNNNNNNNNNNNNNNNNNNNNNNNNNNNNNNNNNNNNNNNNNNNNNNNNNNNNNNNNNNNNNNNNNNNNNNNNNNNNNNNNNNNNNNNNNNNNNNNNNNNNNNNNNNNNNNNNNNNNNNNNNNNNNNNNNNNNNNNNNNNNNNNNNNNNNNNNNNNNNNNNNNNNNNNNNNNNNNNNNNNNNNNNNNNNNNNNNNNNNNNNNNNNNNNNNNNNNNNNNNNNNNNNNNNNNNNNNNNNNNNNNNNNNNNNNNNAACAAAATAATAACTACATCACGGCTCACATGTTTGGGGAGTATTTCTAACCATGAATGAGGGTAAATAGGTAATCAAAATTGGGAGTAATGAGGGTAAACAGGTAATCAAAATTGGGAGTTGCAGTACTTGGAAAATATGACATGAAGAAACGTATGGTAACTCTGATTGCCACTCCCCAATGTGAGGTAAGGTCAAGGAAAAGCAACTCAATCAAACTCATGTTCTGTgtaactttatttttaactacCACTTAGTCTTTCTTCTTCAACGTAAGTAATATAAAACTTGTGTTTATCGATGGGCACCAGAATACATTATTATAGAAGGAACAGACTGAGACTATATGATACACCAGTTAACATGACCTCTACAACTAAAGTTGAGAAAACGAgcaaataaatgtaacaaagaaagaataaataaagCATGAGACCTTACGGAAACGTATCCGGCATAACAGAGCTTTGCAAAAACTCTCTTCCAGATGGGGATTAGTTTGTAGAGGTTCCAATTCTGCAtctttaggaaaaaaagaaactcattgGTCTCGGTTCGTGCTGCTGTACAGCAGTGTTACAATTAAACAATAGGCCATAGAGAGTAATATTTCCAAAGAAAAATTCAACTGAAATGATCAGCAGACTTTACATATAAATCATTATGCAGTAGAAGACTCAAAGTTATCATATCAGGAGAGGCTAATTGCAAGTTCGTATTTGCTCTTAGAAAGCAGTTGCAGAATATCTAAGTCCAATGCATTAGACTGTCTTCAAATTCATAATTACCATTATAGAGTAAACAACATAGCAATGAAAAGAGGCAAAAGAATAATCTTCAATCCCATCATATGAATactctctttctatctctcttCTGAATATGTGCATGCAAAATAGAAAAGGAagatatgcaaaaaaaaaagtaccttcCAACACTCTCCTTCTTGTAGCCTTACAAGCACGCAGCTNTTATAGAGAAAACGTTAAAAAAACTAGCAATGCGCAAGTGCATAACAGCTACTGAGGTAAGAAAAAACGGCTTAcgaaacaaaataataactaCATCACGGCTCACATGTTTGGGGAGTATTTCTAACCATGAATGAGGGTAAATAGGTAATCAAAATTGGGAGTAATGAGGGTAAACAGGTAATCAAAATTGGGAGTTGCAGTACTTGGAAAATATGACATGAAGAAACGTATGGTAACTCTGATTGCCACTCCCCAATGTGAGGTAAGGTCAAGGAAAAGCAACTCAATCAAACTCATGTTCTGTgtaactttatttttaactacCACTTAGTCTTTCTTCTTCAACGTAAGTAATATAAAACTTGTGTTTATCGATGGGCACCAGAATACATTATTATAGAAGGAACAGACTGAGACTATATGATACACCAGTTAACATGACCTCTACAACTAAAGTTGAGAAAACGAgcaaataaatgtaacaaagaaagaataaataaagCATGAGACCTTACGGAAACGTATCCGGCATAACAGAGCTTTGCAAAAACTCTCTTCCAGATGGGGATTAGTTTGTAGACGTTCCAATTCTGCAtctttaggaaaaaaagaaactcattgGTCTCGGTTCGTGCTGCTGTACAGCAGTGTTACAATTAAACAATAGGCCATAGAGAGTAATATTTCCAAAGAAAAATTCAACTGAAATGATCAGCAGACTTTACATATAAATCATTATGCAGTAGAAGACTCAAAGTTATCATATATAGGCAGGAAAGGCTAATTTCAAGTTGGTATATGCTCTTAGAAAGCAGTTGCAGAATATCTAAGTCCAATGCATTAGACTGtcttcaaattcaaaatcatCATTATAGTGTAAACAACATAGCAATGAAAAGAGGCAACAGAATAATCTTCAATCCCATCATTGTGcatgcaaaataaaaaaggaagatatgcaaaaaaaataaagtaccTTCCAACACTCTCCTTCTTGTAGCCTTACAAGCACGCAGCTGACGACAGATCGTTTCTTCGACCGCATTTAAGAGTAACAAGCCCTTGGCATCTTCATCTCCACTAAAAGGAAGACCATATGTCATGGTAAAAAGATCCTCTTCCTGTTAATAAGCAGGTATGAGGTGAAATCATTCAGTACAAAATATTGAAGACAGCCTTTCTTTAGTCAAGAGAAACTTCTATCCAAANCTTCTTCAACGTAAGTAATATAAAACTTGTGTTTATCGATGGGCACCAGAATACATTATTATAGAAGGAACAGACTGAGACTATATGATACACCAGTTAACATGACCTCTACAACTAAAGTTGAGAAAACGAgcaaataaatgtaacaaagaaagaataaataaagCATGAGACCTTACGGAAACGTATCCGGCATAACAGAGCTTTGCAAAAACTCTCTTCCAGATGGGGATTAGTTTGTAGACGTTCCAATTCTGCAtctttaggaaaaaaagaaactcattgGTCTCGGTTCGTGCTGCTGTACAGCAGTGTTACAATTAAACAATAGGCCATAGAGAGTAATATTTCCAAAGAAAAATTCAACTGAAATGATCAGCAGACTTTACATATAAATCATTATGCAGTAGAAGACTCAAAGTTATCATATATAGGCAGGAAAGGCTAATTTCAAGTTGGTATATGCTCTTAGAAAGCAGTTGCAGAATATCTAAGTCCAATGCATTAGACTGtcttcaaattcaaaatcatCATTATAGTGTAAACAACATAGCAATGAAAAGAGGCAACAGAATAATCTTCAATCCCATCATTGTGcatgcaaaataaaaaaggaagatatgcaaaaaaaataaagtaccTTCCAACACTCTCCTTCTTGTAGCCTTACAAGCACGCAGCTGACGACAGATCGTTTCTTCGACCGCATTTAAGAGTAACAAGCCCTTGGCATCTTCATCTCCACTAAAAGGAAGACCATATGTCATGGTAAAAAGATCCTCTTCCTGTTAATAAGCAGGTATGAGGTGAAATCATTCAGTATAAAATATTGAAGACAGCCTTTCTTTAGTCAAGAGAAACTTCTATCCAAAATATATCAAGGCATATATTCTTAAGTTTTCATCTGCATT comes from Camelina sativa cultivar DH55 chromosome 19, Cs, whole genome shotgun sequence and encodes:
- the LOC104766614 gene encoding N-alpha-acetyltransferase 35, NatC auxiliary subunit isoform X4, yielding MQPLRDEDSSSIHHDSKNSSIPSGDTSVWADVSPLLSAACTDLQEGQLINGDNFNLFAAMSALEIMDPKMNSGMVSTFYSIDEAIESGFAPVPVSSDSTVNVQSIIDIMDHLLACEATWHMGHSLAQTVFSCIYVLRPERTSSQALLHSYCRVIRATCRAVVSVVSDARTNEEEDLFTMTYGLPFSGDEDAKGLLLLNAVEETICRQLRACKATRRRVLEDAELEPLQTNPHLEESFCKALLCRIRFRKHFLHALNCMRRPQGRGLELARKHIAYCISELDSALESAEFLRLDIVENGQSEIDESTTASGRSPIGFDPTLNKRLSAPTPPRAIKLLSWKKAIDYYVKLLHNLDQICVFSLEPDLDVVLQFVIQFQKSRPDLVARAHLQLLLVQDGKLYGRDTFLTICARSLALDVSKNHGLHTNEYILQLNQLMINLLKILCANTPWQRRKLGKILNDWRVFHVQMGITVGQMLQQDSSRASKNGDKSVVILNHIYGWLDEQINWVAIRFLMLGFDLDLYSSSEYCMVYWYMYIILWKLAERARFRVLIVVNTEERKAKRNKEYSRDMAREDRISLWVLFLQCQTCLAQGLAVMIAALRNEGMCLKSQGPFNTENEKFIQHFELLQKASLPEYDAYESFSGSTSQARLDYLPMYEYFHDAQKLAKDIKVGYANNPDKLAEVRGLEQVAERNIVAVNLFCQDRSLKVSFEFTHHPYFATAVVRRT
- the LOC104766614 gene encoding N-alpha-acetyltransferase 35, NatC auxiliary subunit isoform X3 is translated as MDPKMNSGMVSTFYSIDEAIESGFAPVPVSSDSTVNVQSIIDIMDHLLACEATWHMGHSLAQTVFSCIYVLRPERTSSQALLHSYCRVIRATCRAVVSVVSDARTNEEEDLFTMTYGLPFSGDEDAKGLLLLNAVEETICRQLRACKATRRRVLEDAELERLQTNPHLEESFCKALLCRIRFRKHFLHALNCMRRPQGRGLELARKHIAYCISELDSALESAEFLRLDIVENGQSEIDESTTASGRSPIGFDPTLNKRLSAPTPPRAIKLLSWKKAIDYYVKLLHNLDQICVFSLEPDLDVVLQFVIQFQKSRPDLVARAHLQLLLVQDGKLYGRDTFLTICARSLALDVSKNHGLHTNEYILQLNQLMINLLKILCANTPWQRRKLGKILNDWRVFHVQMGITVGQMLQQDSSRASKNGDKSVVILNHIYGWLDEQINWVAIRFLMLGFDLDLYSSSEYCMVYWYMYIILWKLAERARFRVLIVVNTEERKAKRNKEYSRDMAREDRISLWVLFLQCQTCLAQGLAVMIAALRNEGMCLKSQGPFNTENEKFIQHFELLQKASLPEYDAYESFSGSTSQARLDYLPMYEYFHDAQKLAKDIKVGYANNPDKLAEVRGLEQVAERNIVAVNLFCQDRSLKVSFEFTHHPYFATAVVRRT